From a single Nicotiana tomentosiformis chromosome 2, ASM39032v3, whole genome shotgun sequence genomic region:
- the LOC138904656 gene encoding uncharacterized protein: MEAQREDKGEAYGVCKKCESQVSGASQFSRPHHCYVKCGRCHSGVCHYGTNVCYECVMRDQIQKDCRSSCRALAGMWHNQPVLQLLRPQRLPPAGGTIAPARRGAARSSIKSSGGPSKFYAMRRHQKLEASPDVVIGLLTVQSQDVYALIDPGSTLSYVIPYVAMEFGIEPEQLYETFSVSTL, encoded by the coding sequence ATGGAGGCTCAGAGGGAGGATAAGGGGGAAGCTTATGGTGTATGCAAAAAGTGTGAATCTCAGGttagtggggcgagtcagtttagcaGACCTCATCACTGTTatgtgaagtgtgggagatgtcATTCGGGAGTATgccactatggtaccaatgtatgctaCGAGTGTGTTATGAGGGATCAGATTCAGAAAGATTGTCGTTCGTCTTGTAGAGCATTGGCAGGGATGTGGCACAACCAACCAGTTCTACAGCTACTACGTCCACAACGACTCCCCCCAGCTGGAGGCACTATAGCGCCCGCAAGGCGTGGAGCAGCTAGGAGTTCTATCAAGAGCTCGGGAGGGCCCAGCAAGTTTTATGCTATGAGAAGGCATCAAAAGttggaggcttctccagatgtggttaTAGGtttattgactgtccaatctcaagatgtatatgctcttattgaccccggttccactttgtcatatgtcattccttatgttgctatggaatttgggatagaaccggaacaactttatGAGACGTTCTCTGTATCCACTCTTTGA